A part of Magnetospirillum sp. ME-1 genomic DNA contains:
- a CDS encoding ISL3 family transposase, with protein MSKEDATAWLGGWEGYRVAKVERVSGHKPAIWITLAGQPGRAMICEGCGQTVEGVHESTVRAVRDLPILDAETWLLVPRCRLACPRCGPRLERLAWLGRYARVTARLAESVAKLCHVLPVKQVAGFFGLAWSTVKAIDKKYLAQTLGPVDLAGIREIAMDEFAIQKGHRYATVVVEPHTKRVLWVGRGRSRDSVRPFFELLGKEGCAALTAVAMDMHAAFEQEVRHHCPQAAIVYDLFHVVAKYGREVIDRVRVDEANRLHHDKKARKVVKTARWLLLRNRDNIPRDEDKVRLDELLAANAALMTTYVLKDDLKELWRFTDPKAAMEAWQAWKERALASAVKPLILFAKRLEPYLEGILAHCQWPLHTSLLEGINNKIKVIKRMAYGFRDDDYFFLKVRAAFPGIRR; from the coding sequence TTGTCCAAGGAGGATGCTACGGCATGGCTCGGTGGCTGGGAAGGCTACCGGGTGGCAAAGGTCGAGCGGGTTTCGGGGCACAAGCCGGCGATTTGGATCACGCTGGCCGGCCAGCCCGGTCGGGCGATGATCTGCGAGGGATGCGGGCAGACAGTTGAGGGTGTCCATGAGAGCACCGTCCGGGCGGTGCGCGATCTGCCGATCCTTGATGCCGAGACCTGGCTGCTGGTGCCGCGTTGCCGGCTGGCCTGCCCTCGCTGCGGTCCCCGGCTGGAACGGCTGGCCTGGCTGGGACGCTACGCGCGGGTGACGGCGCGACTGGCCGAGAGCGTGGCGAAGCTGTGCCACGTCCTGCCGGTCAAGCAGGTGGCCGGCTTCTTCGGCCTGGCGTGGTCGACGGTCAAGGCTATCGACAAGAAGTATCTGGCCCAGACGCTGGGGCCGGTCGACCTGGCCGGTATCCGCGAGATCGCCATGGACGAATTCGCCATCCAGAAGGGACATCGCTACGCCACCGTGGTGGTCGAGCCACACACCAAGCGGGTGTTGTGGGTCGGGCGCGGGCGCTCGCGCGACAGCGTCCGCCCGTTCTTCGAATTGCTCGGCAAGGAGGGCTGCGCGGCGCTCACGGCGGTCGCCATGGACATGCATGCCGCCTTCGAACAGGAAGTCCGCCACCACTGTCCCCAGGCCGCCATCGTCTACGATCTTTTCCACGTCGTCGCCAAGTATGGCCGCGAGGTCATCGATCGCGTCCGCGTCGACGAGGCCAACCGCCTGCATCACGACAAGAAGGCCCGCAAGGTGGTCAAGACTGCCCGCTGGCTGCTATTGCGCAATCGCGACAACATCCCCAGGGATGAGGACAAGGTCAGGCTCGACGAACTGCTGGCCGCCAATGCCGCGCTGATGACCACCTATGTGCTGAAGGACGACCTCAAGGAACTCTGGCGTTTTACCGATCCAAAGGCGGCCATGGAGGCTTGGCAAGCCTGGAAGGAGAGAGCCCTCGCCAGTGCTGTCAAGCCGCTCATCCTCTTCGCCAAACGCCTCGAACCCTATCTCGAAGGCATCCTCGCCCACTGCCAATGGCCGCTCCACACCAGCCTGCTGGAGGGCATCAACAACAAGATCAAGGTCATCAAGCGGATGGCCTATGGCTTCCGCGATGACGACTACTTCTTCCTCAAGGTCAGGGCCGCTTTCCCCGGAATTCGGCGATGA
- a CDS encoding ankyrin repeat domain-containing protein: MSMDRKHAAALHTAIRAKDPEAVARLLKDGVPPDAWDIRSGDNLPIHVAASIGGDTGIRILEALIDAGADIDALNEEALTPLHIAVQRNRKDDWASARLLVRRGAQAGLVEKGCACHPLNAPEHALTEGHGTAVLAMLQEGLDPRIHGASGSLLWYAAYDDPKIVATLLAQGVHPAEGMEIQRLPTRRRQAQGMGLVEPRAESPLARAAEQLEAVGTDLIAIHPAYHCFRLLVEAGADPDAAEGPDGTTAWERLGAAAPKIRDLLRTRKSPIASYRHSPLEERALLLRSDANASRESIAAHLAEWEAALEGEAPLPWPMAAILRSEALPDDLLPSAANLAIRALAQRHPQYDGAMGTDAILLMIPPERWPVIACAGSAAFRDAISARLDADLKEALFLWTNAASTKGLEEEQAKRQKSHLHRLMETSRAILRAAGSRKAETGEQPIRVGLAAALSAIAREWLARADLTAGEELEVLSDFDLAGIPAPKSGRSA, from the coding sequence ATGAGCATGGATAGGAAGCATGCCGCCGCGCTGCATACCGCGATTCGGGCGAAGGATCCGGAAGCCGTCGCGCGGCTCCTGAAGGATGGAGTGCCGCCGGATGCTTGGGACATCCGAAGCGGCGACAATCTACCCATCCACGTCGCGGCCTCCATCGGCGGCGATACCGGCATCCGCATCCTCGAAGCGCTGATCGACGCCGGAGCCGACATCGACGCGCTCAACGAGGAAGCCCTCACTCCCCTCCACATCGCCGTCCAGAGGAACCGGAAGGACGACTGGGCCTCGGCCCGGCTCCTGGTCCGCCGGGGCGCCCAGGCCGGTCTCGTGGAGAAGGGATGCGCCTGCCATCCCCTCAATGCGCCGGAGCATGCCCTCACCGAGGGGCATGGAACGGCGGTGCTGGCCATGCTCCAGGAAGGACTGGACCCCCGCATCCATGGCGCTTCCGGCTCCCTTCTCTGGTACGCCGCCTACGACGATCCGAAGATCGTGGCGACCCTGCTCGCCCAGGGAGTCCATCCCGCGGAAGGAATGGAGATCCAGCGGCTGCCAACGCGCCGCCGCCAGGCGCAAGGCATGGGCCTCGTGGAGCCCCGGGCCGAATCCCCGCTGGCGCGGGCGGCCGAGCAGCTCGAAGCCGTCGGAACGGATCTGATCGCCATCCATCCGGCCTATCATTGCTTCCGCCTCCTCGTGGAGGCCGGCGCCGATCCCGACGCGGCCGAGGGCCCGGACGGCACGACCGCCTGGGAGAGGCTGGGCGCGGCAGCGCCGAAGATCCGGGATCTGCTGCGGACCAGGAAAAGCCCCATCGCGTCATATCGGCACAGCCCGCTCGAAGAGAGGGCATTGCTCCTCCGATCCGACGCCAACGCTTCTCGGGAGAGCATCGCCGCCCACCTGGCGGAATGGGAAGCCGCCCTGGAAGGCGAAGCGCCGCTTCCCTGGCCGATGGCCGCCATCCTGCGCTCAGAAGCCCTTCCCGACGACCTCCTCCCATCCGCCGCGAACCTCGCCATCCGCGCCCTCGCGCAGCGCCATCCCCAGTACGACGGCGCCATGGGAACCGACGCGATCCTTCTGATGATTCCGCCGGAACGCTGGCCCGTCATCGCCTGCGCCGGAAGCGCCGCCTTCCGCGACGCGATCTCCGCGCGCCTCGATGCCGACCTCAAGGAAGCGCTTTTCCTGTGGACGAACGCCGCCTCGACGAAGGGGCTGGAGGAGGAGCAGGCCAAACGGCAGAAAAGCCATCTGCATCGGCTCATGGAGACGTCCCGCGCCATCCTGCGGGCAGCCGGCAGCCGCAAGGCCGAAACCGGAGAGCAGCCGATCCGGGTTGGACTGGCCGCAGCCCTCTCCGCCATCGCCAGGGAATGGCTCGCCCGGGCCGACCTCACCGCTGGGGAAGAGCTGGAGGTACTATCCGACTTCGACCTTGCCGGGATTCCCGCGCCGAAATCAGGACGGAGCGCCTGA